One region of Eupeodes corollae chromosome 1, idEupCoro1.1, whole genome shotgun sequence genomic DNA includes:
- the LOC129942580 gene encoding LOW QUALITY PROTEIN: cytochrome P450 6a2-like (The sequence of the model RefSeq protein was modified relative to this genomic sequence to represent the inferred CDS: deleted 2 bases in 1 codon), producing the protein MAFFSVFIFIIITLITTIFAFLKHQQSYWKRRGIPHDPPSFPQGNLYPATKHMRDITRENYQKYKNVGPFGGFYFFLNPAVIVYDLDLARDIFIKDFSNFTSRGLFHNEKDDPLTGNLLSLEGAKWKYMRNKLSPTFTSGKMKFMFPTVVMVAQRLVDTLGAAIEKNTILEIKDIVARFTVDVIGTCGFGIECNSLKNPEAEFREMGEKSLSLKRHNFIVSLFMFSFPDLAQKLRMKQTHDDVEKLKVSHKFDKVRYKSSYVIIFPLETLRKYPVITNLVRRSINEYPTSNPKFIIPKNSMVLIPTDAIHHDPEIYPDPEKFDPERFSPEEVQKRHSCSWLPFGEGPRHCIGLRFGKMQTSIGLAMLIKNYKFSPCEKTPSVLEMNPANIVLTSKGGIYLRVERI; encoded by the exons ATGGCGTTTTTtagtgttttcatttttatcataATAACCTTGATAACAACtatttttgcgtttttaaaaCACCAACAATCCTACTGGAAACGACGAGGAATTCCCCACGATCCTCCATCTTTTCCACAAGGCAATCTCTACCCGGCTACAAAACATATGCGAGACATAACCCGCGAGAACTATCAGAAATACAAGAACGTTGGACCATTTggaggtttttactttttcctAAATCCTGCAGTAATCGTTTATGATCTCGATTTGGCTAGAGATATTTTCATAAAAGACTTTTCAAACTTTACCAGTCGTGGATTATTTCACAATGAAAAGGATGATCCTCTAACTGGTAATCTTCTATCTTTGGAAGGAGCCAAATGGAAGTACATGAGGAATAAATTATCGCCAACTTTTACATCGGGCAAAATGAAGTTCATGTTTCCAACAGTGGTAATGGTTGCCCAACGTTTGGTTGATACTTTGGGAGCAGCTATTGAGAAGAACACAATTCTGGAGATAAAGGATATTGTAGCACGTTTTACGGTCGATGTTATTGGAACGTGTGGTTTTGGCATTGAATGTAACAGTCTTAAAAATCCAGAAGCTGAATTCCGTGAAATGGGCGAAAAGAGTTTGTCGCTTAAACgtcataattttattgtttcgcTGTTTATGTTCAGTTTTCCGGATTTGGCACAAAAACTCCGTATGAAGCAGACTCACGATGATGTTGAGAA GTTAAAGGTAAGTCATAAGTTCGATAAAGTTCGATACAAATCATcctatgttattatttttcctttAGAAACCCTTCGTAAATACCCAGTCATCACGAATCTTGTTCGAAGATCAATTAATGAATATCCAACTTCAAATCCAAAATTCATCATACCCAAGAACTCTATGGTTCTAATCCCTACTGATGCCATTCATCACGATCCTGAAATCTATCCCGACCCAGAAAAATTCGATCCGGAACGTTTCAGTCCTGAGGAAGTTCAAAAACGTCATTCATGCAGTTGGTTGCCATTTGGAGAAGGTCCCCGGCATTGTATTGGTTTGAGATTTGGAAAGATGCAGACTTCGATTGGTTTGGCAATgttgattaaaaattacaaatttagcCCTTGTGAGAAGACACCTagtgttttggaaatgaatCCGGCTAATATtgttttgacatcgaaaggtggTATTTATCTTCGTGTGGAACGCATTTAA
- the LOC129942579 gene encoding cytochrome P450 6a2-like, which yields MEPWSVTFYIIIMLASVLMYFLRQYTNYWTRRGIPCDTPHFPYGNLDGFKKTHHIRDIVRANYEKYKHTGPFGGFFFLLRRSVIIYDLDLAKNILIKDFNNFSDRAFFHNERDDPLTGHLFALESQEWRQLRNKLSPSFSSGKMKSMFPTVLSVSEKLKNTFDRHLGKDSIIEVKDLLARYTIDVIGRCAFGLECNSLRDPNSEFRAMGVKSCTKSRHGNIIDSFLHSFPKLSKLLRLRQIDEEVHQFYMRIVRETVQYREKNSIKQNDLMNLLIELKNSKQGLSIEEVAAQAFVFLIAGFESSASSMAYALFELALNQSVQDKLRAEINAHFDKNGGVFTYEDMTEMHYMEMVMKEVLRKYLILSHLRRDTKNDYQTSDPKYIIPKGTLVIIPADAYHRDPEIYPDPDKFDPERFSPEEMKKRHPIAWLGFGDGPRNCVAMRFGKMQSYIGLSYLLRNFKFHYCEKTPSPLETDVSVHHFTTKGGIYLRVERI from the exons ATGGAGCCTTGGTCAgtcacattttatattataataatgcTGGCCTCCGTTCTGATGTATTTTCTAAGGCAATACACGAACTACTGGACACGTCGAGGAATCCCATGCGACACACCTCATTTTCCATACGGAAATCTAGACGGCTTCAAGAAGACGCACCATATTCGAGACATAGTACGAGCAAATTACGAGAAATACAAACACACCGGTCCATTtggtggtttctttttcttactTCGGCGTTCCGTCATAATCTATGACCTGGATTtagccaaaaatattttaataaaagacttCAACAATTTCTCTGACCGAGCTTTTTTCCATAACGAACGCGACGATCCTCTGACAGGGCATTTGTTTGCTTTGGAAAGCCAGGAATGGAGACAATTGAGAAATAAATTATCGCCATCATTTAGCTCTGGCAAGATGAAGAGTATGTTTCCGACTGTTCTATCGGTCAGtgaaaaactcaagaacacatTCGACAGACATCTCGGCAAAGATTCCATAATCGAAGTTAAGGATCTTCTGGCGCGGTACACTATCGATGTCATAGGAAGGTGTGCCTTTGGCCTCGAATGTAATAGCCTTAGGGATCCAAATTCCGAGTTTCGTGCTATGGGAGTCAAATCCTGCACAAAGAGTCGACATGGTAAcataattgacagtttcttgCACAGTTTTCCCAAGTTGTCCAAGTTGCTTCGACTTCGACAAATTGACGAAGAAGTTCATCAGTTTTATATGAGAATTGTTCGGGAGACTGTCCAATATCGCGAAAAGAATTCAATCAaacaaaatgatcttatgaATTTGCTGATTGAGTTGAAGAATTCCAAACAGGGATTGTCGATTGAAGAAGTTGCTGCACAAGCATTTGTGTTTCTTATAGCCGGTTTCGAGTCATCTGCCTCTAGCATGGCTTACGCTCTGTTTGAATTAGCTTTGAATCAAAGTGTCCAAGATAAGCTGAGGGCTGAAATAAATgctcattttgataaaaacggGGGAGTATTTACGTACGAGGATATGACAGAAATGCATTATATGGAGATGGTGATGAAAG aagtTCTACgcaaatacttaattttaagtcaTCTTAGAAGAGACACCAAAAACGACTATCAAACTTCTGATCCGAAATATATTATACCAAAAGGAACATTAGTAATAATACCAGCTGATGCTTATCATCGTGATCCAGAGATCTATCCTGATCCGGATAAGTTCGATCCGGAACGTTTTAGTCCGGAAGAGATGAAGAAACGACACCCAATTGCTTGGCTAGGATTCGGAGATGGACCTCGAAATTGTGTTGCAATGAGATTTGGGAAGATGCAATCTTATATAGGATTAAGTTATTTATTGAGGAACTTCAAGTTTCACTACTGTGAGAAAACTCCGAGTCCACTTGAGACTGATGTTTCAGTTCATCACTTTACAACCAAGGGTGGAATTTATTTGCGTGTGGAACGTATTTAA